A stretch of DNA from Variovorax paradoxus:
CCCGTTGCGGTCGAGGATGCGGCCGCGGTTGGCCGGCAGCTCCAGCGTGCGCGCAAAACGCACCTCGCCCTGGCGCTGGAAGAAGCTGTTGTTGAAGACCTGCACGTACGCGGCCCGCCCCGCCAGCATGACGAAGCCGAAGGCGATGCCGGCGACGATGAACTTGCTGCGCCACACCGGCGTCTTGCTCGCGAGCAAGGGGCTGGTGGTGTAGCGCACGCTGCGGTTGCCGCGGCTCATCGGGTGGGCCTCGCGGTGGCGGCGCCGGGCTTGGGCGGCGTGGTGGGCGGCAGCGGTGCGATGGCCGGGATCACCGAGCCGTCGGGGCGCACGTACTGGGTGATGGCCGGCGAGGCCGTGCGCATCTGCAGCTGTTCCTTGGCGAGCTTCTCCACGCGCAGCGGCGTGGCCTGGGCGCGCTTTTCCACCTGCAGGCGGTCATGCTCGGTTTCGAGCTTGCGCGTCTCCTGCTGGGCGCGGTCGAACTCCGTGTAGAGCTGGCGCGACTGGTACTGGGTGTGCACAAGGTACAAAGCCGTCGCAATGACGGCCAGCAGAAGGAGCAGGTTGATCCGCGCCATGGCTACCCGGCTTCCGTGCGTTCGGCCACCCGAAGGATGGCGCTGCGCGAGCGCGGGTTGCCGCGCACTTCTTCTTCGGACGGCTTGATGCGCTCGAGCGCGTGCAGCTTCATCACCTTGGGCGCAGCGAAGGGCGCGCGGCGGTCGTAGACCTCCTTCGAGTGCTTGGCGATGAACTGCTTGACGATGCGGTCTTCGAGCGAATGGAAGCTGATTACCGCGAGCCGGCCGCCGGGCGCGAGCACCGACAGGCTGGCTTCTAGCGCTTGTTGCAGCTCCTCAAGCTCGGCGTTGATGAAAATCCGAAAAGCCTGAAATGTGCGCGTTGCAGGGTTCTGGCCCTGCTCGCGGGTTTTGACCGTGCCAGCCACGAGCTCGGCCAGTTCGGTGGTGGTTGAAATTGCGCCCCGTTCTTGTCTGCGAGCAACAATCGCCTTTGCAATCTGAACAGCAAACCGTTCTTCGCCATAGTCACGGATCACCTCTGCAATTTGTTGAAGTTCGGCCGTTGCCAGCCACTCGGCCACGCTCTCGCCGCGCGTGGTGTCCATGCGCATGTCGAGCGGACCGTCGAAACGAAAACTGAAGCCGCGCACCGGGTTGTCGATTTGCGGCGAACTCACGCCCAGGTCCATCAGCAGGCCGTTGACGCTGGCGTCGGGCAATTCGCCCAGCGAGCGGAATCCCTGGTGGCGGATAGAAAAACGCGCATCCGAGATGCGCGCTGCTTCGGCCACTGCTTCCGCATCCTTGTCGAATGCGATGAGCCTGCCTTCCGGCGCCAGCCGCGCGAGGATGGCGCGCGCATGCCCCCCGCGTCCGAAGGTGGCATCCACGTACGTGCCCGTGGCTGCCGCGCTGCCGGAAAGAAGTGCTTCCACCGCCTCGTTCAACAAGACGGTCGTGTGGGTCAGGGGGGTGTTCACGGGGCTCCTCAGAACGCGAAGTCCTGAAACACATCCGGCATCTCGCCCTGGGTGGCCTCGGCCTCCTTGGCCTCGTAGGTCGCCTTGTCCCAGAGCTCGAAGTGGTTGCCCATGCCCAGCAGCAGCGTTTCGCGGTTGATGCCGGTGGCGGCGCGCAGCTCGGGCGACACCAGCACGCGGCCGGTGCCGTCCATCTCGACGTCCATCGCGTTACCGAGGAAGACGCGCTTCCACCACTGCGCCGACATCGGCAGCGCAGCAATGCGCTCGCGGAATTTTTCCCATTCGGGACGGGGGAACACCATCAGGCATCCGTGCGGATGCTTGGTGATCGTGAGCTGGCCGCCCGCCGTGGCGCTCAGGACGTCGCGATGCCGGGTCGGCACGGAGAGCCGCCCCTTGGCATCCAGACTGAGCGATGAAGCGCCTTGAAACACGACCACGAAACCCCTGTGGTGGGAGGTGCCGCGACACCCGAAAGGGGCGTTGCCCGCACTTTTTCCCACTTAACTGCACTTTTTTCCACTGTAGCAGGAAACACTTGCGACGCAACTGGGGCTCGAGGGTATTTTTTGTAATGGAATCAACGACTTAGCGCCGATTTCCAAACCTGGAAATCGGCGAATTGTGTTGAGAATGAAGTACTTAGCTCACGCAGTGAAAGTGATGCGTGAAGGACGACCCCGTTACAGGGGCCGAGGGAGGCGGCTTCAGAGGATGAAGCGCGAAAGGTCTTCGTCGTGACTTAGTGCCGCAAGGCGCTCGTCGACATAAGCGGCATCGATGCGGACCGTCTGACCCTCGATGCGGGTGGCGTCGAAGCTTACCTCATCGAGCAGGCGCTCCATGACGGTCGACAAACGGCGTGCGCCGATGTTCTCGGTGCGCTCGTTCACCTCGAAGGCGATGGCCGCCAGCCGCGTGATGCCGTCGGGCGTGAAGTCGAGCGTCACGCCTTCGGTGGCCAGCAGCGCCTGGTACTGCTTCACGAGCGACGCACGGGTCTGCGTGAGGATGCTCTCGAAGTCCGACACCGAGAGCGATTGCAGCTCGACGCGGATCGGAAAGCGCCCCTGCAGCTCGGGAATCAGGTCGCTCGGCTTGCTCAGGTGGAAGGCGCCGCTCGCGATGAACAGCATGTGGTCGGTGCGCACCACGCCGTACTTGGTCGACACCGCCGTGCCCTCCACGAGCGGCAGCAGGTCGCGCTGCACGCCCTGGCGCGAGACGTCGGAGCCCTGCGCTTCGCTGCGCGTGGCGACCTTGTCGATCTCGTCGATGAACACGATGCCGTTCTGCTCGGCGTTGGCAATGGCCTGCGTGCGGATCTCGTCCTCGTTGACCAGCTTGGCGGCCTCTTCGTCGATCAGCAGGCGCATCGCCTCGGCGATCTTGAGCTTGCGCGTCTTGCGCTTGCCGCCACCCATCTGGCCGAACATGCCGCGCAGTTGCTCGGTCATTTCCTCCATGCCGGCCGGGCCCATGATCTCGAGCGGCGCACGGGTCTCGGCGAGGTCGAGCTCGATTTCCTTGTCGTCGAGCTGGTGCTCGCGCAGCTTTTTGCGGAAGGCCTGGCGCGTGGGGTTGGGGCTGTCGAGTGCGGGCGCAGCGCCATCGACGCCACGTGCCGGAGGCAGCAACGCGTCGAGAATGCGTTCTTCGGCCGCGTCTTCGGCGCGCGCACGCACCTTCACGCTTTCGGATTCGCGCGTCTGCTTGACGGCGATTTCGGCGAGGTCGCGAATGATCGAATCGACGTCCTTGCCCACGTAGCCCACCTCGGTGAACTTGGTGGCCTCGACCTTGATGAACGGCGCGTCGGCCAGACGGGCCAGGCGGCGGGCGATTTCGGTCTTGCCGACGCCCGTCGGGCCGATCATGAGGATGTTCTTCGGCGTGATCTCGTGGCGCAGCGTGTCGTCGACCTTCTGGCGGCGCCAGCGGTTGCGCAGCGCAATGGCCACGGCACGTTTGGCGGCGGGCTGGCCGACGATGTGGTTGTCGAGCT
This window harbors:
- the ftsL gene encoding cell division protein FtsL, with the translated sequence MARINLLLLLAVIATALYLVHTQYQSRQLYTEFDRAQQETRKLETEHDRLQVEKRAQATPLRVEKLAKEQLQMRTASPAITQYVRPDGSVIPAIAPLPPTTPPKPGAATARPTR
- the rsmH gene encoding 16S rRNA (cytosine(1402)-N(4))-methyltransferase RsmH → MNTPLTHTTVLLNEAVEALLSGSAAATGTYVDATFGRGGHARAILARLAPEGRLIAFDKDAEAVAEAARISDARFSIRHQGFRSLGELPDASVNGLLMDLGVSSPQIDNPVRGFSFRFDGPLDMRMDTTRGESVAEWLATAELQQIAEVIRDYGEERFAVQIAKAIVARRQERGAISTTTELAELVAGTVKTREQGQNPATRTFQAFRIFINAELEELQQALEASLSVLAPGGRLAVISFHSLEDRIVKQFIAKHSKEVYDRRAPFAAPKVMKLHALERIKPSEEEVRGNPRSRSAILRVAERTEAG
- the mraZ gene encoding division/cell wall cluster transcriptional repressor MraZ, yielding MFQGASSLSLDAKGRLSVPTRHRDVLSATAGGQLTITKHPHGCLMVFPRPEWEKFRERIAALPMSAQWWKRVFLGNAMDVEMDGTGRVLVSPELRAATGINRETLLLGMGNHFELWDKATYEAKEAEATQGEMPDVFQDFAF
- the hslU gene encoding ATP-dependent protease ATPase subunit HslU, producing MSMTPQEIVSELDNHIVGQPAAKRAVAIALRNRWRRQKVDDTLRHEITPKNILMIGPTGVGKTEIARRLARLADAPFIKVEATKFTEVGYVGKDVDSIIRDLAEIAVKQTRESESVKVRARAEDAAEERILDALLPPARGVDGAAPALDSPNPTRQAFRKKLREHQLDDKEIELDLAETRAPLEIMGPAGMEEMTEQLRGMFGQMGGGKRKTRKLKIAEAMRLLIDEEAAKLVNEDEIRTQAIANAEQNGIVFIDEIDKVATRSEAQGSDVSRQGVQRDLLPLVEGTAVSTKYGVVRTDHMLFIASGAFHLSKPSDLIPELQGRFPIRVELQSLSVSDFESILTQTRASLVKQYQALLATEGVTLDFTPDGITRLAAIAFEVNERTENIGARRLSTVMERLLDEVSFDATRIEGQTVRIDAAYVDERLAALSHDEDLSRFIL